Below is a window of Narcine bancroftii isolate sNarBan1 chromosome 13, sNarBan1.hap1, whole genome shotgun sequence DNA.
aagagaTGGTTATCGACTTCCAAGGCCTAGAAATCCACACTCAATGGACCAAGGTTGTCTAGAGTATAAAGTTCCTTGGACTGCGCTTGGTGGAGAACCTCACATGGTCTCTCAACACAAGCTCCATAGCCaaaaaagcccagcagcaccatgAAAAGGATGAGGGAAGttcttctcccaccctccatcctcactacattccacAGAGAATATATCAAGAGGATCCTATGCtactgcatcactgcttggtttaCAATGTCGGACTGCAAGACCCCACTGAGGATAATGAAGTGTGTGGAAATTATCTTTGGGAgccctcttcctaccatgaaggacacctaCAATACTCGAtaaaggtgaaaggcaataaacactgtgaaggacttcacacacccctcatgtaaactgttctacCTTGTTCCATGTAGTTGAAGGTACCATAGCACTAGATCTGgatatccagattgggcaacagtttcacTCCCAAGCTATcaaactcctgaattcccagaacatatgttgATAGTGTAACAAGGTACTATGGGCTTTTACTGTAGATATATTCATATTTTAATGTTAACTTCCTTTCtgacatatttatataaatatgctctatggtcctggagaaacaccatcTTGTCTTTTCCATGCAAGCatagtatgaacaataaataaagatgacttgacaATGTGAGCCTATCTTTCACTATTGGTTTTGAGAGTTAAAGGCAACTAGAATGTGTAATTAGGAAAGAACCACATACTCTTTGACTACATAAGTGTCAGTTGTGAGCAAACTCTTTCAACTTACACCAGAATCACAATTGGTGCCAGTTCCTCTGAGACTCTCCACATCAGCCATCCCAAATCAGAGTTCATGGTGAGAAGGGCATTTTGTTGATCTTTTATACTGCGTATGGCACTTTACCATACTTATGAACCCTGGAAGTGTTCTTTCTCCTTCATTGATCGGAATCTTTGAAAACCTGCTGATTTCATCCACAAATGGAATATTTGGTCAAGGTGCTGAGCCatcggatttttttttcaaacgtccagcacaggaacagtccatttcagcccatgagctcaaTCATACCCAATGGACCTTCATCTCCGACGTTTGATAGACTGGTGAgcttctccagcaagtttgtgtcTCGCCATCTGGGTGGAACCGGAAACTGGTTTCTCACAgataatctgtggaattctctacccaattAAGCAGTAGTGGTTGCCTTGTTGAAAATATTTAAGACACGTATAGACAGGTTTTTAAACagattggggaattaagggtgatagggaatgggcagagaagagagATGTTTCCACAgctaaatcagccatgatcttactgaatggccgattcctgctcctgtttcttacctTGAGGTCATCTCTGAGGACTACGTGTGCAggaagtgtatccagctgcagctccttacacaCTGCATGACAGCACTGGAGCTGCGTGCAGACTCGCTCTGGAGCATCTAGAATGCAGAGAATGTGGTGGATAGCACATTTAGTAACTTGTTCACACCACAGCTTGGAGTAGAGAAGTAAAAGGATGATAGTTCAGGAGACTGCGGTCATCACCCTCCAGATCAGAGATCCTGCTTCGGATATTGTTGGGTGAGATTACCCATCagaaggcagcagtagccagggACATGACACCACGACTGGCTCTGCTGTGCAAgagggaggggaaaagaggtAGATCAATAGTTACAGGGGATTCTATAGTAAAGGGAACAAACAGGAGCTTCTGTGGCCACAAATAAGACTCCTGGATGGACGGAGTGGCTGCAGGACATTTTGAAAggggagggtgatcagccagCTGTTGTAATCTATACTGGTATCAAGAATATAggcggggggaaaaaaatcaggatGAGGACCGACAAGCTGAATTTAGGGAGGAAGGAAATAaattaaggagtaggacctcaaagaagaggtacaaggactgtttaaagaaatcacttggtgcctgccacattgaccaccgccagtgggctgatatcgcctccaaccgtgcatcttggcacctcacagttcggcaggcagcaacctgccttgaagaagaccacagagcccacctcactgacaaaagacaaaggaggaaaaacccaacacccaaccccaaccaaccaattttcccttgcaaccgctgcaaccatgcttgcctgtcccgcatcggacttgtcagtcaccaacaagcctgaggcagacgtggacatacccctccataaatcttcatctgcaaagccaagccaaagaaaggacgTCAAAAGTAATAATTTCAGGATTATTACCAGTGCCCCGAGCTAGTCAGAGTACAAATAGCAAGATAGTTAGAATGAATatacaggagggagggtttcagttGCTTGGGGCATTGGAACCAGTTCTGGGGCAGATAAGACCAGTACAAATCAGAGTCTACATCTGGGCAGGGCTGGGATGAATGTCCAAGGGAGATTGTTTGCAAgtactgttggggaaggtttgaactaATGGAGTGGAGGAAAAGAAAGAATGAGGATGGTGGTACAGAGGACAAAGAGAGATTAGAAAAGAGGAAAATAGAGGGCAGAAAAGTCAAAAGGAAAAGATGCAGATGTCATtagattctaaaaggacaatgagcataaaggcactttatctgaatgcccttAGTGTTAGAAACAAAGTTAGGAACTTGAGTCGCAAACCAGTACCCAGGCATATGACTTAGTGGCCATAACATAAATGTTAGTTGCAAGATGGGCATgcttgggaattaaatattcaagggtatcaggtcaTACAAAAAAGATAGACAGAAAGGTAAAGGTGGTGGAGTGGTACTCTTAATCAAGGATCACATCAGGGCAATTGTGAGAGACAATacaagatctaaggagcagaatgttgagtccatctgggtagagattaaggatagtaaagggaaaaaatgtcTGGTGGGAGTTGTCCATCACCCACCAAACCCACTGAAAGATAACTGAGGGATGTAAGAACGGAATGGCAGTTATTGTGGGGAACTTTAACATctacagagtgggaaaatcaagttggttgagggactctggaggatgacttcataaAATTCATCCACATagatttcttgagcagcatgttaaagaaccaacaagggagaatgctattttagatctagtattgtgcaatggGATTGGCAAAATTAACGATCTTGTAGTTAAGGACCCTCTTGGACATAGAATGATTGAATTCCTCATACTGATGGAGGGTGTAATACTTAGATCTGAAACTAGTGCATTATGTTTGAACAGGGGAGACAACagaatgagggaggaattggtcagtatggactgggagcacaggccctttggcagaACAGTCAGGGACTAAGGAGATAAaggataaaattaaaagctcatgtgtatAAAGTAACCAAGAGCAATGGGAAACCGAAGGATTGGGAAAAATTTTAAATGCgacaaaggaaaacaaaacaggaaataaggaaaaggatttacaaggtaaattagcacaaaatataaaaatatggcaaaaaaatttataaatatatatataaaactgaaGAGGGTGACAAGAAGCAACATagatcccttggaagatgagaaagggagattgatatcGAGTAACAAGGAAATAGCCAAGGCATTTGACAATTATTTTGAGTCactcttcacagtggaagacacatccagcatgccaaagagtggttaTAGGGATGCGAAGGGAGGTGAGTGTCTTGATAAAATaaatgttacaaaagagatagtgatgagcaaactaattaGATTGAAGGCAGAATTATACTCCATGCGTTGGTAGTCATTgagcaaaattctctggattcttggCGGGTCCCAGCCTATTGGAAGACAGCAAGtgtcacaccacttttttttttaaagtgatctAGGCAGAAGACAGGTAACTATCATCCAGCCTGTAGTAAGGAAAAgacttgaagctgtcattaagaacAAAGggtttccatcaggcagatgcagcatggtttcagAAAGGGCAGATCTTGTTTAACAAATGCTGGAGTtcattgaggatataatgggtgtggtagatAGACACGAACAGGCTGATGTtgaatatttggatttccagaggcatttgataaagtgtcgtacaagagacttatcaataagatacagatgaatggagtcagcGATGGTTTATTGGCATGCATTGAGGATTGGTTATttggcagaaggcaaagagtcaggataaataggcgtttttctgattggaagacagtggtaagtggggtgccacaggggttggtAATGGGCTCGCAGCTGTTCAGCATTTACACTGATGATTTAGAAGCGGGGATAGAgggtagtgtagccaagtttgtggatgaagctatattgagtggaaaagcaagtaGTACAGACGATGTGGAGAGGTTGCAGAAGGACATAGTTAAGtaaggtgagtgggcaaaggtctggcagatggagtacaatgttaataaatgcaaggtcatccactctggtaggaaaaatagaagagcagattattatttaaacagttgaaaactgcagcatgctgtcgtGCAGAAGGACTTCTGCATGAATCACACAAgattgggttgcaggtacaacagattATTAAGGGGGAGATGGAATGTTGGCCATCATTTAGAGGAAATGAATTCAAGAGCATGGAGGTCATACTGCAACTATACAAAGTACTGGTGAAGGtaatggagtactgtgtacaattctggtctccatacttgaggaaggatactgAACACAGTCCCGAGGTTCACCAGCCCAGAGATGAAGTGGTTGACTAACAAAGTGCGACTAAACATCTGGGATAACACTCACTCAAATTTGGAAGAATTagagatcttatggaaacatataaaattataaaaaggatagataagatagagacaggaaaattgttttcactggtagatgaTACTAGAACTAAAGCACACTTCCTCAAGTAGATTTAAAACAAGAGATTATgaaaaactgcttttcccagagagtcaagaatctgtgcaattctctgcccaggaagcagttgaggctatttcattaaacatatttaaggtttagCTAAgacagatttttacataaaaaaaggaattgagggatgtggggaaaaggcaggtaggtggagttgggtcaatgatcagatcagatcttattgaatggcagaacaggctatATGAGCCGAATgggcaactcctgctcctatttcttatgttcttaggtGAACAGCACAGCTGTCTATAAGGGGAAGCTCAGTGAAcacagagaggagaaagaaactgAAGAGTATTCCAGCAGCGAAAGGAGGTTGGGGCTGGTATGGAGCAGAAACAACGACAGGAGGGGAGATACTAGGATGCATCCAGTGTGGCCCCAGCTGACTGAATGACCTTGTCTTCGTACTCTACTTTGAGTGTATGACAGAAATCCAAAGGGATGAGACACCGTTTTCAAACACAGCTGCTTTATTTGGAATAGATCCAAGACATGAAATTCAATTCCTGTCATTGAGTGGCATAGTTGGCAAAACACTATTATATCACCAACAACCTTGGTTCAAATCCTGTCCTGCCAGTAAGTCCCCCTCCTCAACACCCGCAAATGGTAGTTTAATTTGGCAGCAGAGGTTTCATAGGCCAGATAACCTTGAACCATGCTGTattgttaatgtttttttaatttaatcagtCACTAACATTGACAGAAAGCATCCATTCCACCACCATTTCCGGTGCTTGGtaaagcaaccaacatattaaGAATCACTCCTCCCCAGACACAATGCCTTCACCCTCCTCCCCATGGAGAAGATTCACCAGTGTGAGATCACAATCCAGCAGATTAAAggagtttctccccccccccccccccacatagtaTCAGACACTTGAATGATCCTAGCATTTGTAAAATAATGCTGCTTTTGCTTAGTACCAACTGATCAATACCAGTTGTGACTTATTTGCTGGATGACGTACGGGTCACTTAGCTAGACTActccaaaacaaactttctcactgcacctttGTATATGTGACATTGAACTTCCAAATTGCAAACTGACAACAATACCAAGACCCATTTTGATTTATCGCCCAATGACAAGACTCCAGTCCCTCCTGGTGTTTGCGTGAGTGATATTTAAATTAAACTTTTCGTGAACACACCGGTGTTTCACTAGGCTGTTCAACTGGGTGAACTCTTTCCCACACTCGAAGCAGGTGAACGGCCTCTCCCAGGTGCAGACCTGTTGGTGGATCAGCAGGTTGGAGCACTTGACAAACCCCTTCACATATAGAGCGCGAGAACAGCCTCTTCCTGGAGTGGACTCATTGGTAGATCTGCAGGTGGGACAAAGAGTGAACTCTTTCCCGCATTCAGAGAAGGTGAACGGCCTTTTCCATGTGGACCCGCTGATGGATGAGCAGGTTGGAGGAATGGGTGAAGCCATTTCCACACTCACGGCATACGAATGGCCTGTCCCCAAAGTGAACCCGCAAGTGGGTCAGTAGGGTAGAGGACCGGGCAAACCCCTTTCCGCACTCAGAACAGACGAatggtctctccccagtgtggaagCGCTGGTGTCTCAGAAGGTCAGATGACTGGGTGAAGCTCTTCCCGCAAATGGGGCAGATGAACGGCCGCTCCCCTGTGTGGAACCGCTGGTGTCTCAGAAGGTCGGAGGATTGGGAGTAGCACTTTTTGCATACGGGGCAGACAaacggcctctccccagtgtgttctcgctggtgggtcagcaggtgggaGGAATGGGTGAAGCCATTTCCACACTCACGGCAGACGAATGGCCTATCCCCAAAGTGAACCCGCAAGTGGGTCAGTAGGGTAGAGGATCGGGCAAACCCCTTTCCACACTCAGAACAGACGAATGGCCTCTCCCCCGTGTGGAATCGCTGGTGTCTCAGAAGGTCAGATGACTGGGTGAAGCTCTTTCCGCAAACGGGGCAGATGAATGGCCGCTCCCCTGTGTGGAACCGCTGGTGTCTCAGAAGGTCGGAGGACTGGGTGTAGCACTTCTCACACACAGAGCAGACAAACGGCCTCTCCCTGATGTGTTCTCGCCGATGGGTCAGCAGGTGGGAGGAATTGGTGAAGCCCTTCCTGATTTTGGGGCAGATGAATGGCCTGTCACTGCTATGAATCTTCTGGTGGGTAGTCAAGCTTGATTTCTCGCTGAAGCCGTTGTCTGACTCGGGGCAGGTGACAGGCATTGGGCCAGTGTGCACCCGCTGGTGCCTCCTCAACTTGCGAGACTCATTGAACCTCTCTCCGCACTCGGGGCAGGCGAAGGGCCTCTCGCCCCTGTGTATTCGCCGGTGTACTTTGAGGGTATACCTCCTGGTGAAGACTTTCTCACACTCGGGGCAGGCGAATGGCTTTTTCCCAGTGTGGCCCTGTTGGTGCCTCCGCAGGTTGGaagtctgggtgaagcccttgccgcactcggggcaggtgaagggcctctccccagtgtggactcgACGGTGTTTTGTTAACTGACTTGACCCTTTAAAGTTCTTCCCACAGTCGGAGCACTGTAACATGTTCATCGCTGTAGGAACGAGAGGGTGTAGCCAGGAGCTAAATCAATCCAGGGTGCACAGCATATGCTCTTGCCCAATGGAGGCTCCCAGAGAGCTGGATGATGGGTTAAATCAACATCAAGGCTTGGACTAGGGCCGGGACCCAAGAAAAAGCATCCTCTGAACAGGCGTTGCAAGCCCTGGAACCACAGGAACCCTCTGTTCCAGGACCCGGTGCTGAACTGCCTTCGGTCCCCGACAAGCGCCTTACCCAGGATGCATTGCCAACTCTCCCGGAAGGAGCATGCATGAACCTCAGAAAGGCGGCTGCAGAGCCCTTTGCCGAGAACAGCACATTGTGGTTAGAGAAGCCTCCATTGCTAGGTACTTGGTGGGCAGCGAGCAAACCCCCTCCTTAAAATTGCAGGTGGGGAGAGTGATAGCTGGGCACTAGCAGCTGACACACAGGGGCTGATTTAAAATCCAGCTGAGGAAAACTCTCCCGATGCTGCGAAGTTCATTCACGAAGTGATGTCTGTTGGTGACTGTAATACAATAAGATCATAAGCGGGTTAGGCCATTCAGCAGATTTACTattcttttcaaccccattcccttgcctttTCCCTCAACCCTTGATTCCCATCCTACTGccaccttaaatatccccaatgaatTGGCCTCTATAAATTGACCAccatctgcataaagaaattcttcctctatTCCAAACAGACCTTttatattctgaggctgtgccctatAGTCGAAGATCTTCCAATATTCCATGTGTTTCAATGAGACCACCGCCCTCATTCGAGTACAATCCCAGAGCCTTCAAATTTTCCTGATATGAAAATCTGTCACTCCAGGGTACATCCATGTAAACTTCCTCTGGCCCCCCTCTCCAATACCAACACACTCTTCTTTTCAATTGGAGCCCAAAGCAGTTCTCACCAATCCTTCAGAAAGCCTCATTACATCACTACTTTCATATTCTAACCCTCTGGAAATGAATgcaaacattccatttgccttccttatcACTGACTTTACCTGCAACTTCACCTTGAGGAAGACTTGCATCAGAACTCTCAAGAccttctgtgtctctgatttctaAGTGACCacacctttattccttccacccaAGTGCATGATCGGGCATATCTCAATACTGCACTCCATCCTCCAATTCCTTGCTCCATCTTCCACTTGtgtccacacttcctccctcagcaTCATTCAAGCTTCCAAAAAACCCTTTCAAGTGAAAAGACATTGTATTTGTAATTtggcaggggtcatctactgcattcagtgctcctgttgtggtctcctctacatcagaaagacttgacgcagactgggaaatcgctttGTTGGGCGTCTCGGCTatcgcaatagcatggatcttgcagtggccatccatttcagttcccatcccattcctttgctgacatgtctgatcatggcctcatgcactgcgaGGCTGAGACCACCTAAAACAGGGAGGAACAACGACTCATCTTCCCATTGGTCACCCTCCAGTGGAGGGCATTCCTATCAACTTTTGGCTTCGATTAAACCCCTATGCCCATTGACTTTCCTTATCTCGGACTCTACCTTCCTTATcttcttttgcacaaacatgataaattctcatctcATCCCTTATTTTTGCGATGGATCCACCCCCTTTTGATTAAATTCTGAAACTTTCTGCTTCTCTGGCTTATTCtaattattctttgaagaagaaattgttggcaatgtatctttgtcccTTATGAACACTGAAAAGACTGGttatgttcctccagcattttggtgtgtttttaaacTACCTGCTCATCCTCCCAtctttgtatcgtctgcaaaggAAAACCTCTTCAGGGTTGGCATTCCTCAAAGAGACTTCACAGTGGAGatgaatggagttaaacaagaaagcctgtcAATGCTGCTTGAGAGCAGAGGAGGAACAATAAGAGTGACTCTCCCTTCAAAGAGAAACTTGTATGTTAGTAGTTGTGTATGTTTTTTCGATCAACAGTTTTCCACTCTTATCCACTGATGTGAACAGCAAGTGGTCACGGAGTTTGGCCAATACAGAAGGATCTGGAGGGACTACACAGTGAAGAGacaattgcattcagttctggtagCATCATTACAGGAGAGATGTAGATCCTTTGCAGTGGATGAAGAGACTGGGGTAGCTTGGTTTGCTTGTCACAACAATggggattggggttcaaatcccacgctgtctgtaaagagcgtGGATGTTTTTCccgtctctgcgtgggtttttcctggaggcaccaatttcctcccaccatttgaaacatatcgggagttgtaggtcatttgggcagGATGGGCTTGtgtgccgaaagggcctgttcccattcTCTATGTCTAAAAAGAATTTAACCTCCAAACCCGTATATTTTTGAAAGGCAGAAGGAAGTcgtagcacccagaggaaatggaCGGGGAAGACAtattaaactccttacagacagcgccagatttgtaCCAGTGTTGTTGGCATATAATAAACACCTAAGGTAACTGTGCCaccacctggggggggggggggggggtggtgatatCTCTTAATCTCTCACAGGAATCTTTAAGTATATCTggatattttgaaaagaaataaaaacaggaaagaaTTTACATTTTAGTTCTGCCATTAATCAAAAAAGGAGCGGACAAGAAATGCAGGAGACATTAGGGTTCGGGTTCAAGAAACAGCAAATTctagaatctgaagcaaaatcCAATCAGCTGGAGGAAGCCTACAGCTCGAGGGACTTTAGTGGGATGAAGAGAATTGTCAACATATGCATTCTGAGcccttagaccagtggttttcaacatcTTATttccccactcacaaaccacttgaagtaatccctcactaagcaCAAAACACCTATGGAACAtagaatacagcacagtacaagctatTCGGCTcttaatgttgtgccgacccatatatccaTTCGTAAAATGAGTCCTAAATCCTCCATAACCTATTTTCCTTTTATCCATGTGTCTGTTTGAGTCTTCTTAacacccccaatgtttcagcctctaccaccatctctggcaaggcatttcaagcacccacaactctctaggtAAAAAATGACACCCCTGTTATCTCCCCTatacttcccttccttcactttgtacacatatccTCTATTGTTTCctgatcctgctctgggaaacggGTGCTGGCTGTGAATCATATCTATtcctctcaatcttgtaaatctctatcgTCTCCTCTCATACTTCTACACCCCAAAGTGAAAAATGCCAGCCTCCATTAGATTACACACCACTGACGCatgactcaccagtctataattcccagaattctctcTATTAACTTTTAtaaacaagggaactacatttgccatcctccaatcctccaacacctctcctggagccaaagagaattcaaagatcaaagctactgccccagttatctcttctctcacttctcacagcagcctggggtatatcacatccagcCCCAGAGACTTAACAATCttgattttaagaagatccaacattttcgcttccttaatctccacactgTCCAGCACGCAGACCTGTTCAATTTTGTCATtaccatgatcaaggtccttttctcgtGAATActgatcaaaatattcctttacaacctccccaaactcctccgCCTCCAGGTACGTTGCCTCcccttatcctttagcggccccacattcattcccatcatccttctgttcttcacatgtgCATAGAACGTCttgggggttctccttaatttcacatgccaaggccttctcatgcccactTTGAGCTCTTCTGAGTCCTTCCTTCAGCTCCTTCATGACTACCATATTCTTCTCACGAGCCCTTCCGGTTTCCTAAATCAGatgcatgcttccttcttcctttcgaCTTGTTGCCTGACCCGTTTCATCAGCCACggttccattttcctcccatcttttccttgttccaGTGGAACAAACCTACTCGAGTGGTCCCTAATCTacatccacattacttctgtgcttacATACTTAAATATCGGTTTTATACTCGctagttcctgtctcatcccttcataatgagCCTTTCCGCAGTTAAGTACTTTCCCAATTTgattgtttatatccttttcctgAGCTATATTGAAActtagggagttgtggtcactctcaccaaaatgctcccccaccgagaggttcaccacctgaccaagttcattccccagaaccagtatGGTGTCTCCTCAAGTCAGTTGGTCCATATACCATGTAAGGGATCCTTCTTGTACACctaacaaattcagccccatctactcctcttgcagtcagtaggtgtcagtcaatattagggaagttgaaatcacccattactacaaccctgtatttcccatcATTCCAAATTatacctgcttatctgctcctctgtgtcccaagggctatttgggggccaatagactactcccagcacagagatagctcccttcctatttctgacttcgaCCCATATCAACTCAGTGGACATTCCCTCTAatgtgtcctccctttctatagatgtgaaactatccctgaccagtaatgtcaCTCCACGCACCCCCTTTTCCACCTCCTATCCTGTTCTTTTTAGGACACCCAAACTCAGGtacatgcatcagccaatcttgcccttcctccagccacgtTTCAGTAACAGCCCTAACATCATAGTCCACACAGCAGCCCACGGCATTGCATCCACCCTGCAGTGCCGAGTGCCTGTCGAACTGACCTCTATCTCAATGATGATCCAATGGtttgatctccgatccatttctctgcagcaactatatcATGCCTTGATGCAGCCGGctttcgatagagctcctgtagaatggTGGCCGTAAACTTGCCTGCAGGCTGGCAGTGCAGAGACCTGGGGGACAGGACAGAGTACCCTGAAAAGTGGTGACTCAGGT
It encodes the following:
- the LOC138747978 gene encoding zinc finger protein 256-like codes for the protein MNMLQCSDCGKNFKGSSQLTKHRRVHTGERPFTCPECGKGFTQTSNLRRHQQGHTGKKPFACPECEKVFTRRYTLKVHRRIHRGERPFACPECGERFNESRKLRRHQRVHTGPMPVTCPESDNGFSEKSSLTTHQKIHSSDRPFICPKIRKGFTNSSHLLTHRREHIRERPFVCSVCEKCYTQSSDLLRHQRFHTGERPFICPVCGKSFTQSSDLLRHQRFHTGERPFVCSECGKGFARSSTLLTHLRVHFGDRPFVCRECGNGFTHSSHLLTHQREHTGERPFVCPVCKKCYSQSSDLLRHQRFHTGERPFICPICGKSFTQSSDLLRHQRFHTGERPFVCSECGKGFARSSTLLTHLRVHFGDRPFVCRECGNGFTHSSNLLIHQRVHMEKAVHLL